In Trichomycterus rosablanca isolate fTriRos1 chromosome 5, fTriRos1.hap1, whole genome shotgun sequence, the sequence AGTCCTGCAGACTTCTCTCACAGTCCATAATTCCACTTAAAGCCTGATCGTACTCTGGGTCAAAGCCAACCTTGGGTGTAATAACTCCAGTAGTACGAGCTTTTTGATGGTCAAAAGCAGTGTCCCAACGTTTGAGCTCAGGTGTAAGATCAGGAAACAGTCCCTTCTCATTCCTTGTTTTCAAAATCACCACTTGTTGAAGCAATTTAGATTGGAATCCATCTGAAACAGATTCCATTATTGATACAATCTCTTGCATGGCCTTGAACCCCTCCAGTGTTGAGAGGAAATCAGCTATCTTGCGTTTGCTATAGACAGTCTCCTCATACAGAATAGCCCTGCTGTCCGGGTGGTCCTGTCCCTTCAACGGAGTACCCATACTATGGACTTTGCTAAGCAGTCTTTCAAGGTCTGGAATTTTCTTGAGTAGCTCTGTAGCCTCAGTCACTTGTGCTGGGACACTCATCAGATCTTCAAGAGCATTCAACCGATCCTTGATTGAGCTAGGATTACAGAGAGGAGCACAGAGCCACTGTTTTAGTAGCCTTTTACCAAAAGGAGTAGAGCAGGTGTCCAATCTCTCAAGCAAAGTACCTTCAGGGCCTCCAGTAGAAGCATTTTGGAGGATCTCAAGGTTGGCAAGAGTTACACCATCCAGGACCATATGCTGGTTAGTTTGGGCAAAGAAACATGACGAATTCATTGACTGCTTTATCTCAACATCCACAGGAACATACTCTTGAAAATTGGCCATGGAGAGAAGCTCCTGATCTACCAGACATTTTTTAAGATAGAACACACATCCTCCCAATGCTGAGAGTGCAAGTTCATTTCCTTCTTTAGGAGTAAGGCctagtgaatcattctcagaggtcattgcttttaaaacactgggaAGTGCTAATCCTCCAGATTTACCACCTgcctctttattttctttaaagtaGTCGTCATCTGCCAGGGTCTTGAGGGTTTTCTGAGCATCCCAGAACTGTGAGCCAGCATTGAGACTTTCACACATTGCTGAGGAAAGTGCAGCCTTGAAGATCTTTTGTGTCTCAGCTGAAAGGTTGCCCCTCTCAAACAGTAATTGGGCTGGCACATAATGTGCAACTAAGGTACGCAGGCGGGAACAGTGGCGGTCATCTTGGAACTGGCCCAAGTAAAAGCGACCAACAGAGGTGTCAATAAAGCAGACCCCATAAATGTGACCATTACCTGAAATGTCCTCCTGGTTTTTTTCTTTCACACTCAGCAGGTACCTGCTTTGAACCTCAGATGGTGCACCGTCAAGTacactgtatgtttgtgtgccCTTTGTAATTACTCTGCACACCTCTCTGCGAACAACTCGGTCAAATTTGGTAGGACGCACCATAGCCTTACACCGAGCTTCCATCATTTCTGGGGTTTCTGTCTGTTCCACCCGTGCCACCTTGTAACCTTTTTGTACCAGCACATCAGAGAACCGACCAAAACCTATTTCAGGAAAACCAGAATGTGCCCAGGTGCCCTTCATGAAGGTAAGCCCCAATTCATTAACACCAATTACAGCATCCATGTGGTACAGCTCATAAAATTTACCCACTTTATAGAAAAGAACAGTATCGAACATCTCTAATTTAAGCTGCCACCAGCGTCGCATGCCAGGTGTAACCCTGTTAAGAAAGTCTTCAGGCACATATAGTGTAGTTGGGTCATAGTCATCATCTGACTGACGTCTTCGATGAGCATCCTTTCTTTTACCATCCTGCAGCCAATCTAGTTTTTCATGGTCCCATACCCCAGGCCCTTCGAGTTTTCCTGCACCCGAGTTCTGGCTCTCAAAAGTGCCAGGAGCAGAGAACGCAGACAGACGTGATTTTGTGTCAGCTTTTACCGAAGGGTGGCTCACTACAATGCTCTTGTGAACCTCAGAACATGTTGACTTAGTCTTCGTTTTAGCAACTTTCTCTAATGCACGTTTCCGTTTTACAGGTTTCACAGGACTATCTGGTTCAGATTCAGGCATACTCTCATCATTCTCCTCCACACCACTGCTTACACCATCCTCCTCCTCACTACTGCTTCCAAGCTGGCCAGGCTTAAACTCCTCATCAGAGCCTTCACTGTCAGAGGCTACAACAATACGTCGACGTTTGGTCTTTTGAGCCCTCTCTGCTGTAACACGTGATAAATGTCTAGAAGATCTCACTTTTGGAACCTCTTCTTCTGACATCTCATCTGATGGTGTTGACTTTTCAACCTACAAAACATGTAATTTCATTTAGAAAAATAAAGGTCATGAACCAAGGAACAAGTGTACCAAAATCTAATAATACTGACAGCATAAAGATGTAACAAACTAAAAGGTAACATTGGCCATTAAATATCGGGCAAATACACTGCAGCTATTCACATTACCCTGCATTAATATAAGCGTTTTTCATTTCAAgattaaaaatcaaataacaaacaagtaGAAACTGATAAACAGATCGTCTTGTTTccagccaataaacatccaaaaatctaTAGAATTGCACGAACTGATTCTGCAGTAAGCAAGGAacaaacaacaatcaaatagaTTTCATAAGGATTTGTTAATCTTTAGTTAACGCTGTTTCTTAAATGCGAGTTCCATCCAGACTAACTAATGGAGAGTCTAAAAAGTGCATAAAGAACTcaactttaaaatgcattaaaggttgtaatagttacacagtgacatgtatgATGTACTATAAGTAcacccttgagttatgaactgtttaccatacaaacattttgggttacgaacaacaacttaacgtacaaacaaatttcggattacgaactgaaattcgcgaaacacgtgacgtcacgaacaagctgatacacatatacagtgagcaaacattcggacagcggacggtgtctTTCCTTTGTTTtctatatattttgtaaaattttatattaaaatgtccccaaagaaagTGCTAAAAAGCACAGtgttgagaaaataaaaaaatctattaaatttgttgttgtatatttactcctgccagtagctgtcactgtgtatcagacagcgatGACAGTGAGCAAGAAAGAAGAAGGAAtttggctcagtaaagtattctttctttcatgcaattacacctacaaaatacagcactattgaaataaagaaggaaataatagagaaatatgagagttattgttgttcctggtagatacattttataaaataagaaggaaatttattatggtgtatggtacagcacacgtactgcactgaaatgtaatgtgtgtgttttttatgtacagtacagtactactactgtgtattgttgtttattattgtttattacagtaatgtattttctataatttaagggacaatacacttgtatttataaataaaaagaccatttaagacattagaaaagttaggtaagggggtggtttgggaggtctgtcacagattaattctatttacattatttcttatgagaaaaataggtttaactaacaaacattttgacttaagaacagccctttggaaccaattaaattcgtaagtcaagggtctactgtacctgtataacaaaataaatgtcctacacagtttaaaaaaaaaaaaaaaaaaaaaaaaaaaaaaaaaaaaaaaagatataaatatattgtaaaaatgataaatgtacattttagtaTAATAAACGTATTAGGTACCTAgtgacaggaaagggccttacagtatgggtacagtaataaatcatacaatgtaaaaaaaaaaaaaaaaaaaaaaaaaaaaaaaaaaaaaatccaaaaattgtgaaatgtacattttaaaaggtTGTAGATTAATATAGCATGTCACTATCACGGCATACACCGATGCAATGTTGTATGTTGTACAACAGAAAAATTGTTCAGTATAACAATTTCATTGGGAGAACTAAGgaaattgtacaatacttacaTAATAAAATTTTATGGTTTTTGCTACTTTGCACAATAAAAATTGTTTACATTCTGCATCTGTAGCATGCATATTCATACCTTCATATATTGAGTCATTTTGTGTGGTCAAACAAAACTTATAGTTCTCAAAACCTCCATTACATACACttgatgaaatgaaaatgatttaTATTTATGGCGTCACATCAATGTCAAAACTAGAGGGCGCAACTTTTAACATTTCACGTGTGTAAATATCCCTCAAAAAGAGGAACTGCGTGCGCACTGATCATAAAATCGCTCTCAAACTGTCTTTTTCACTCTcgaatgttgtttttttgctcgatttcattgttgtgctcGCGCGCAAAAGCAAATTGCTTGAGTTTTGAAAGGGGCGGTTTAGACAGTTTGGGGCGGAGTCAGGGCCAGCTCTATCAGCGAATGCTATTGGCTCTATGCACGCCAGATCAACTTCCGGTATTCAGACGCCGGTCGTCAACAAGCAGATATCGTTAGGCATGGCTCTCTTTTACACTTGTTTTCAAGATTAACCTCGTCTGACAGTGAACGAATTTAAATGTACAACTCCAGCTACATTGACAAATACGAAGTAAGTACGTTTGCAAACATTTTCTTATAACCATGCAAGTAGGCTAGTTGTAAACTGGTTAGTGGTTGTTTTGCTAGACTAGACAAACACTACATCTAGCTTGACAGACCAGTATTGAGATTCATGTTTTAGTTAGCTTTGAAGCATACCATTACaatttcattttgatgcatcttctccttgcacagtgtcaggtatacagtgccttgcaaaagtattcagcccccttgaacttttcaaccttttgccacatttcaggctttaaacataaagatatgaaattgtaattttttgtgaagaatcaataacaagtgcgacacaattgtgaagtggaacgaaatttattggatattttaaactttttttagaaataaaaacctgaaaagtggggcgtgcaatattattcagcccctttactttcagtgcagcaaactcactccagaagttcagtgaggatctctgaatgatccaatgttgacctaaatgactgatggtgataaatagaatccacctgtgtgtaatcaagtctccgtataaatgcacctgctctgtgacagtctcagagttctgtttaaagcgcagagagcatcatgaagaccaagaaacacaccaggcaggtccgagatactgttgtggagaagtttaaagccgaatttggatacaaaaagatttcccaagctttaaacatctcaaggagcactgtgcaagcgatcatattgaaatgaagggagtatcagaccactgcaaatctaccaagacccggccgtccctctaaactttcagctcaaacaaggagaagactgatcagagatgcagccaagaggcccatgatcactctgaatgaactgcagagatctacagctgaggtgggagaatctgtcc encodes:
- the msh6 gene encoding DNA mismatch repair protein Msh6, encoding MAKQSSIFNFFTKSPPPVAKGKSNPSPTEADLPSSVLKSNSSPSEEAKQAACNTRKTSENTSKTSAKTGYAKLLGDKTVSTKHSSSFPFHAGDLVWAKLEGHPWWPCMIVPQPLSGQQMRGRGQDHRVHVHFFDEPPTRGWVRIKYIREYKGSDSSDAKTGGLFFSGKPVIRRAMELADHLLQDSPEKRLKIPLCMDASDEEGDNDYKMEVEKSTPSDEMSEEEVPKVRSSRHLSRVTAERAQKTKRRRIVVASDSEGSDEEFKPGQLGSSSEEEDGVSSGVEENDESMPESEPDSPVKPVKRKRALEKVAKTKTKSTCSEVHKSIVVSHPSVKADTKSRLSAFSAPGTFESQNSGAGKLEGPGVWDHEKLDWLQDGKRKDAHRRRQSDDDYDPTTLYVPEDFLNRVTPGMRRWWQLKLEMFDTVLFYKVGKFYELYHMDAVIGVNELGLTFMKGTWAHSGFPEIGFGRFSDVLVQKGYKVARVEQTETPEMMEARCKAMVRPTKFDRVVRREVCRVITKGTQTYSVLDGAPSEVQSRYLLSVKEKNQEDISGNGHIYGVCFIDTSVGRFYLGQFQDDRHCSRLRTLVAHYVPAQLLFERGNLSAETQKIFKAALSSAMCESLNAGSQFWDAQKTLKTLADDDYFKENKEAGGKSGGLALPSVLKAMTSENDSLGLTPKEGNELALSALGGCVFYLKKCLVDQELLSMANFQEYVPVDVEIKQSMNSSCFFAQTNQHMVLDGVTLANLEILQNASTGGPEGTLLERLDTCSTPFGKRLLKQWLCAPLCNPSSIKDRLNALEDLMSVPAQVTEATELLKKIPDLERLLSKVHSMGTPLKGQDHPDSRAILYEETVYSKRKIADFLSTLEGFKAMQEIVSIMESVSDGFQSKLLQQVVILKTRNEKGLFPDLTPELKRWDTAFDHQKARTTGVITPKVGFDPEYDQALSGIMDCERSLQDYLDRQKKRLGCKTLAYWGTGRNRYQMEVPDSVSERSIPEEYEVRSTKKGCKRYSTKEIERLFSELQSWEDKRDAALKDCMRRLFYNFDKNHRDWQTAVECMAVFDVLLSLSHYSQRENGPMARPEIVLPDDSPQASPFLDLRGSRHPCVTKTFFGDDFIPNNIFIGSPGNEVLECKDTKKELALCVLVTGPNMGGKSTLMRQCGLVVILAQLGCYVPAESLRLTPVDRVFTRLGASDRIMSGESTFFVELSETASILLHATSHSLVLLDELGRGTATYDGTAIASAVVKELSNKICCRTLFSTHYHSLVEDYAQDPNVKLGHMACMVENECDEDPSQETITFLYKFIGGACPKSYGFNAARLANVPEEVIQSGHHKAYEFERSIMALRIFKKLCSFAEGPTTNNEQFARVVQMIGNL